A segment of the Bacillus pseudomycoides genome:
TTTATAAAAGGAGTGATTCAAATGGATGTAAGAAATGTAAAAGGAACAAAAGATTATTTACCCGAGGAACAGTTGTTACGAAACAAAATTAAACGTGCTTGTGAAGAGACTTTTGAACGATATGGCTGTAAGCTCCTTGAAACACCCACTTTAAATATTTATGAACTGATGGCTTATAAATATGGGGGCGGTGCTGAAATTTTAAAAGAAATTTACACACTACGTGATCAAGGAAATCGCGAACTCGCACTTCGGTATGATTTAACGATTCCATTTGCAAAAGTAGTAGCAATGAATCCTGACATTCGCCTCCCTTTTAAACGATATGAAATCGGAAAAGTATTTCGTGATGGACCGATAAAACAAGGAAGGTTTCGTGAATTCATTCAATGCGACGTTGATATAGTTGGCGTAGAATCTGTTATTGCTGAAGCTGAATTGATGGCTATGGCCTTTGATCTTTTCAAAACTTTAAACTTAGATGTTACAATTCAATATAATAATCGTAAGTTATTAACTGGTATCCTTAAATCTATTGAAATTCCAGATGAACAAACAAACGATGTTATTTTATCATTAGATAAACTTGAAAAGATTGGGATTGATGGCGTACGAAAGGATTTACAAAGCCGTGGAATAATAAATGACACTGTAGAGGTTATTTGTAATACCGTTGAATCTTGTATGACATTAGAGCTTGATGAATTTAAACAAACTTTCTCCAATTCACTAGTTACAGATGGAATCGACGAACTAAAGCAATTACAACAATACCTTCTTGCACTTGGTATCCAAGACAATACTGTTTTCAATCCATTCTTAGCTAGAGGGCTTACCATGTATACAGGCACAGTTTATGAAATCTTTTTAGCAGATGGAAGTATCACTTCAAGCATTGGTAGTGGCGGACGCTATGATAATATAATTGGAGCCTTTCGTAAAGATAAGACATTCTATCCAACAGTAGGAATTTCTTTTGGCTTGGATGTTATTTATACAGCTCTTGAGCAAAAAGAAACTGAATCTACTTCTGCTGATATTTTCATTATTCCTATTGGAACGGAAACGAAATGTTTACAAATCGCAAAGCAATTACGTTCTAATAGTGCAATGAGAATTGAACTTGAACTTGCCGGCCGTAAATTGAAGCGAGCTCTCAATTACGCAAATAAAGAGAATATTCCTTACGTGCTTATTATCGGTGAAACTGAAATTTCTACGGAAACCATTATTTTACGTAATATGAAGGAAGGTACCGAAATGAAGATCCCCCTATCTTGCATTGAAGATGGAACTTTAAAGGACTATTTATAAAAAAGTAGTCCACTAAAAGGTTAAGCCTTCCTCTTTTGAAGTACCCGCAACTATATAAACACATAAAAAAGCAGAGCAATTCGCACATGAATTCGCTCTGCTTTTTTATTGTTATATCAATGTTCTCTGTGTTATTAGAGGGTTTAATCACATGTATAAATGCCATACTATTTAGCAGCTGCCGAAAAACTTTAATTCTGAAAAAGTCGGTTCGAGAAACTTTATTAACTTTTAATGTTTGACATAGACTAAACTTCAAAAATAAGTCTTTTGTCAGAATCAAAAGGTATATGGGAAACAAATATATAATCATCCATCATACGAGATGTAAACCACTGATTAATAAAGCATTTAAAAACATGATATTTACCATACGAAGTTAATTCATTTATTTTATTTTCTAAGAGTAACTCCCCCTGCTGAAATAAGAAAATCGAATCCACTGTAACATATGTTTTAAGTTCCTAGTACTTTTTTACCAAGAGGTTTCGTACTATTATTCGAATCTGGTTCCAGTGTAATACCAATGTTATCAAAGGACTGTTTTTGTGAAATTTCATATGTCAGAAGTCCTGAACCAGTTTCATCAGGTTTAAATATTCCAGCGTTTTTTCTTTCTCCATCTTTTAATAACCAAACTTGATACACTTCTGAATTTTTTACTTGTGGCAAATGATCAGCTTGTACAACTAATTTTTTCTTATCTCCTTGTTGCATAACAAATACATAACCCTTTGTATTTTCATGATTTTGATCGATTGATACTAATGGACGAGTAGAGATCACTTTAAATGGATCACTGCTTAATTCATGCTTAGCTAAAGATTGTATTTTTAATTGTGAATTTTCGATTGTTACTGCTACTGTAATCACTAACATTATTCCTAGTAATACTGTTGCCAACGGTGTAAATTGTTTTTTTAGTAAAACCGTCCATTCTTTCAATTTCGCTGTTACTATGTTATCTCTATTCGTTTGTTCGTGAACAAATATAAAATCAAACACCTCAGCTTTTAATGTTGCTGGTGCTTCTTTCTCTTCAAAATCGAAATGCAACGCTTCCCAAGCTGCCTGCATTGATGGATACTCAGTTTGACATTTTGGGCATGCCTTTAAATGTTCTTGAAACTTTCTTTGTTCTCTATCATCAAATGTATTCGTAACGTAAGATAATAAATACTCACATTCTCTCTCCATACTATCCCCTCTATTCTAGATATTTTTTTAATTGCTTTAAAGATTGATGAAGACGACTTTTAGTGGTTCCCAATGGTTCATCTTCCAATTTAGCAATCTCACTAAGGGAATAACCTTTCCAATATAGCAAGTCGATTAATCTTTTTTGAGACGTAGACAAATTCTGCTTTGCCTTTTGAATTTCAACACTGTGCAGCTTTTTCTCGATTTGATTTTCTGAATCTGCTATATGCATATGTTTTTCAGAATCATAAACATTATTAAAGTTTCTATACATAAGTTCTTTATTTTCTTTTCTGACATAATCAATACATATATTCCTCGTAATAGTAAGTATCCAATTTACGAAATCACCTTTTGAAGGATTATACATACTTTTAGTTGTCCAAAGTTTCAAGAAAATTAATTGAACAACTTCTTTTGTTTTGTCTTCATTTCCTTGGAAAAATTTAAAAGTGAAGCTATATATCAACTTAATATATCGCTCATATAGTTCTTCTAATGCAGGACGATAGTTTCCTTTTACTAATTGCATTAACTCATAATCATTTTTTTCTTTCATTCTCACCTGCACTCCCTATTGTTTTTTGTTTATTTCTGATAATTCTAAATTAACCTAATTATATAATTCAAATAGAAAAATAGGAACCACCAACAACGTTGGTCGCTCCTTTTAACAGAATATTTATCCCGCTATTCGCGGGCAGTAAGACCCCCACCTCAAGATTCAGAGAAAAACGAAGAAGATAGGTGGTGGATAACTGCTGGCATGCGCCCTATTCGGCGTGCTTTCCATCACTGTTTAAATGTAGTTTCACTATTCAGTACAAACCATATATCTTTAACCCCTTGTCCATTTATATCTCCTTTTGATTTATCATTAGCAAAATAGTAAAGGGGATAGCCTTTATACGTTACTTGTTGTTCTTTCGTATCTTCTCTTGTTATCGTAGCAAAGTCTTTTATATCAAATCCTTTTGGCACTTCAAAATTTTTCGCAACAAATGGCGGCCAAAGTTTTACACAGTCACCACTACAATTACTTACCTTAGATGTGTCTTTTGCAAAATAATAGAGTGTCTTTCCGTTTGAATCTGCTAAGTATTTTCCAACCTTATCGTTCTCTAATAATTGTAAACTAGGAGATTCGTTTTTATTACTAATAACTTCACTCACGTTTTCTCCACTCGTTTTCTTACTTTGAGCATCTTCTTTCTTATCGCTATTACACGCTGTTAATAAAAAAAGGCTCGCTAATATGGACACAATACATTGCCATGCTTTCATACTGATTCCTCCTTCAATTTTTTATTTATATTTAAGGTAACGATAGAAAGGTTTGATTGGTTTGATAAAAAATAAAAAAAGATGCAAGCCTCTCCCTCTGCTTACATCTTTTTTAATTCTATCAATTTATGCCTTTTTCTTATACAAAAAATTGTTATTCACCTCGGAGCATTCTTCATTAATTATGATTTGTTATTATGTTCCACATTTATAACGACATTCCCCTTCTTGTGTCCTTTCTCGACATATCTATGAGCTTCCACAATCTCTTCAAACGCATAATACCTGTCAATGACCGCTTTTATCCTCCCCATCTCAACAAGTTCTTTAAGGAAGTCTAATGCTTCGGAAGTTTCAGGTGAACTTTGACCTAATATTAGTTTCTTACTACTTGTCAATTTAGTCCACAGCATTCTAACACTTGGCAACGGTTCAACGACATTTATATAGGTACCGTCCTTCTTTAACAATTTGATACAATCTGAAAACGAGCTCTTGTTCACCGCTTCAAAGATAACATCATAAGTCTCGTCTGTAGTAGAAAAATCTTTTGCAGTGTAATCAATTACCTTGTCGGCTCCCAGAGATTTTACCAGTTCTACATTTGCACTACTGCACACCCCTGTAACTTTTGCTCCGAAATACTTGGAAATCTGTACTGCATAACTTCCCACACTTCCAGAAGCTCCATAGACAAGAACATTTTGAGCGCTCTGAACGTTAGCTTTTCTAAGAAAAAATAAGGCTGTGCATGCCCCAATTGGAATGGCAGCGGCTTCCTCATAGGTTATATTAGAGGGTTTAATAGATACCGCTCCATCTTCAGGCAAACAAATATACTCGGCATAAGAACCAAAACCCACTTGGGTAGCCGCAAAAACCTGGTCTCCTTCCTTAAACCGCTGAACATCTTTCCCTACTGACTCAACTTCTCCAGCTAACTCCATTCCTAATATTTGTTTTTTAGGTTGGCTAAAACCAAGTGTGATTCGAGCAGGTAGCCAAACAGAAGGAGGAACCGTAAAACTCCGTGATCGAATATCTCCTGCTGTTACTGTTGTCGCTTTTATTTTGACCAGTATTTCATTTTGCTTAGGAACAGGTTTCTCTACCTCTTTCAGTTGAAGAACATCGGGGGGACCGTAATTTGTGTACACAATTGCTCTCATTAAACTTCCTCCAATTTGTTCTATTTATTAATATCATACGGATAATATGAATAAATAGAACAATGGTTCACTCCTCAACAAAATGCTAAAAGCAGTGTGATTTCACTTGTGAAACCCACTGCTTTTATACTTGTTTTTCTATATGCTTTTTCCAATGCAGGTACCTTAAAAGAGAACGGCTTACTAAAAGGTTGGCCACTTTTTTATAAATAAAGTTCACATAACATTTTTATGGTATTCTTATTTTATCAATTTAAATAGCAAGTTCGTTCTTCATTTGTTAAAAATTGAAACCATCTCTGCCTAAACTTAATTTGCGTTGCATCTGCGTAAACATACCCTTCCATTCCCAAACCTTCTGGAGTTGGTCTTGGGTGCTGACTTTCTACTACCACTTGATCTTCTTGAAGAACTTTCAAACTATACCGACTAAAAATTGTATGTAGGAATGGAATTTTTTTCTAAGTCTTTTCCTACTACCCTTCTCTTTATCGGCTCATTCGTAACATCCTTTGAAAAACAGACAGCATACCAGGTACACGGGAACATACGATTTATATTATCGTTCATATGTGCCTCCTCCATCACTCTAAAGCTAATATTTTCACATTGTATATACATTTTATAGTATGAAAATTCGAGCTTTAATAGACACAAATAAAAGAAGAAACCTATATTGTTTCTCCTTTTCCATAAAACATTCTATTTTGTCCTCAAAGTTTGTTTAATAATTGATTTAAATCTTGTTTCGTTTTTGTTGTTAAAGATTTTATTCGTTTCACATCTATTTTTTCTTTTTCTGCTGCAACAATTAAAGGATACATACTTTGTCCAATCATTTTATAATCTGTTGGATGATTCGCTTCTAATTCTTTTTCGATTACATCCCATTTTTCATTTATTTGCTTCCCTAGTTTATTCACTGTTTCTAACTTAGGATTTGCAGCTAATTGTTTATCTAGACTATCAATAAGCTGCGTAACTGCTTTCACATTTGTTTTCACAGTCACGCTTTTATTTGTGTCTTTTGCTTTAGTTTTCTCATTAGTAGCCTGGTCTGTTGTTTTTGTACTTGTTTCTTTTTCAGTTGTTTTAGCATTATTTTCTGTTCCAGACGATTCTTTGGAGTTCTTTTGATCTT
Coding sequences within it:
- a CDS encoding NAD(P)-dependent alcohol dehydrogenase, with product MRAIVYTNYGPPDVLQLKEVEKPVPKQNEILVKIKATTVTAGDIRSRSFTVPPSVWLPARITLGFSQPKKQILGMELAGEVESVGKDVQRFKEGDQVFAATQVGFGSYAEYICLPEDGAVSIKPSNITYEEAAAIPIGACTALFFLRKANVQSAQNVLVYGASGSVGSYAVQISKYFGAKVTGVCSSANVELVKSLGADKVIDYTAKDFSTTDETYDVIFEAVNKSSFSDCIKLLKKDGTYINVVEPLPSVRMLWTKLTSSKKLILGQSSPETSEALDFLKELVEMGRIKAVIDRYYAFEEIVEAHRYVEKGHKKGNVVINVEHNNKS
- a CDS encoding RNA polymerase sigma factor, with the protein product MKEKNDYELMQLVKGNYRPALEELYERYIKLIYSFTFKFFQGNEDKTKEVVQLIFLKLWTTKSMYNPSKGDFVNWILTITRNICIDYVRKENKELMYRNFNNVYDSEKHMHIADSENQIEKKLHSVEIQKAKQNLSTSQKRLIDLLYWKGYSLSEIAKLEDEPLGTTKSRLHQSLKQLKKYLE
- a CDS encoding histidine--tRNA ligase, whose product is MDVRNVKGTKDYLPEEQLLRNKIKRACEETFERYGCKLLETPTLNIYELMAYKYGGGAEILKEIYTLRDQGNRELALRYDLTIPFAKVVAMNPDIRLPFKRYEIGKVFRDGPIKQGRFREFIQCDVDIVGVESVIAEAELMAMAFDLFKTLNLDVTIQYNNRKLLTGILKSIEIPDEQTNDVILSLDKLEKIGIDGVRKDLQSRGIINDTVEVICNTVESCMTLELDEFKQTFSNSLVTDGIDELKQLQQYLLALGIQDNTVFNPFLARGLTMYTGTVYEIFLADGSITSSIGSGGRYDNIIGAFRKDKTFYPTVGISFGLDVIYTALEQKETESTSADIFIIPIGTETKCLQIAKQLRSNSAMRIELELAGRKLKRALNYANKENIPYVLIIGETEISTETIILRNMKEGTEMKIPLSCIEDGTLKDYL
- a CDS encoding anti-sigma factor encodes the protein MERECEYLLSYVTNTFDDREQRKFQEHLKACPKCQTEYPSMQAAWEALHFDFEEKEAPATLKAEVFDFIFVHEQTNRDNIVTAKLKEWTVLLKKQFTPLATVLLGIMLVITVAVTIENSQLKIQSLAKHELSSDPFKVISTRPLVSIDQNHENTKGYVFVMQQGDKKKLVVQADHLPQVKNSEVYQVWLLKDGERKNAGIFKPDETGSGLLTYEISQKQSFDNIGITLEPDSNNSTKPLGKKVLGT